The proteins below are encoded in one region of Anguilla anguilla isolate fAngAng1 chromosome 3, fAngAng1.pri, whole genome shotgun sequence:
- the LOC118223192 gene encoding uncharacterized protein LOC118223192: MEIGRAHISPEERLRSKVRGFASIVVSPAISVTPIQFGQKRGLASESGDAGADANFLDATFVTRTGIATQPLEVPMTTHALDGRALSQVTHITEPLQLLASGNHRETIQFHVIPSPNSPIVLGQPWFHVHNPHIDWATGRVLSWSSHCHSACLKSAPAPAEVAIPSAVAEPPNLATIPPMYHDLGEAFSKQRALSLPPHRPYDCGIDLLPGAAIPSRRLFNLSRSERKAMETYIHDSLAAGIIRPSPSPVGAGFFFINKKDQSLRPCIDYRELNNITVKNKYSLPLMNSVFEPLQEVLQCLLENKLFLKAEKYEFHITSVSFLGYVIESGRVRTDPEKIRAVAKWPKPSSQKQLQRFLGFANFYRRFIQDYSRVAVPLTHLTSSTIPFAWTPETDTTFGDLKRRFTSAPVLVHPDSPRQFVVEVDASETGVGAVLSQRSVKDQKLHPCAFSRRLSPAERNYDVGNRELLSVKLALEEWRHWLEGAEQPFVVWTDHKNLAYIQTAKSSPAEPDTILPPSCIVAAVTWEIESVIKKAQQSQPDPRTRLDRCLFVPDSVRSQVLQWVHSSKLACHPGINRTLFLLRRNFWWESMGADARSFVLACTVCACSKTSHQPPAGLLHPLPIPGRPWSHIGVDFVTGLPPSEGNMVILTIVDRFSKAVHFVPLPTAAETADLLVHHVVHLHGIPTEVLGLGTAVHLTGLEDILSGSGDYREPFLWLPPSDERANGESQPGPGSGTAMHVRS, encoded by the exons ATGGAGATTGGAAGGGCCCACATCTCGCCGGAGGAACGCCTCCGTAGCAAAGTTCGGGGCTTTGCCTCTATTGTGGTCAGCCCGGCCATTTCCGTTACTCCTATCCAGTTCGGCCAAAAGAGAGGGCTCGCCAGTGAGAGTGGGGACGCTG GCGCAGATGCTAATTTCCTGGACGCCACCTTCGTCACACGAACCGGCATTGCGACCCAGCCCTTAGAGGTACCCATGACCACCCATGCACTGGATGGAAGAGCCCTCAGCCAAGTAACACACATCACCGAACCCCTACAACTCTTGGCTTCGGGTAACCACCGTGAAACCATTCAATTCCACGTCATTCCCTCACCTAATTCTCCCATTGTATTAGGTCAGCCCTGGTTCCATGTCCACAACCCCCACATCGATTGGGCCACAGGGAGAGTGCTGAGCTGGAGTTCACACTGCCATTCCGCTTGCCTGAAATCTGCTCCTGCGCCTGCAGAGGTCGCCATCCCCTCAGCGGTCGCCGAACCTCCTAACCTTGCCACTATTCCTCCAATGTACCACGACCTGGGAGAAGCATTTAGTAAACAGCGCGCACTCTCACTGCCCCCTCATCGCCCTTATGATTGCGGAATCGACCTGCTTCCTGGAGCCGCCATACCTTCCCGTCGCCTGTTCAACCTGTCCCGATCTGAGAGGAAGGCGATGGAGACTTATATTCACGACTCCCTCGCTGCAGGGATTATAAGACCATCACCTTCCCCAGTTggtgcagggttttttttcatcaataaGAAGGACCAATCCCTGCGCCCCTGCATCGATTACCGAGAGCTCAACAACATTacagtaaaaaacaaatattctcTGCCGTTAATGAATTCTGTTTTTGAACCCCTCCAGGAAG TACTCCAATGCCTGCTCGAAAACAAATTGTTCCTGAAGGCGGAAAAGTATGAATTTCACATAACTTCTGTGAGCTTCCTGGGGTACGTCATCGAGAGTGGACGGGTCCGGACGGACCCGGAGAAGATTCGTGCCGTAGCCAAATGGCCCAAACCCTCCTCCCAGAAGCAGCTCCAACGATTCCTGGGGTTCGCAAACTTTTACCGGCGGTTCATCCAAGACTACAGCCGGGTGGCAGTGCCCCTTACCCACCTTACTTCATCCACCATCCCCTTCGCCTGGACCCCGGAAACCGACACCACTTTTGGGGATCTCAAGAGGCGATTCACCTCAGCACCAGTCCTGGTCCACCCTGACTCTCCCCGCCAGTTTGTGGTTGAAGTGGACGCCTCGGAAACCGGAGTTGGAGCTGTGCTGTCCCAGAGGTCGGTAAAGGATCAAAAATTACACCCCTGTGCCTTCTCTCGCAGGTTATCTCCAGCCGAACGCAACTATGACGTCGGGAATCGGGAGCTACTCTCTGTCAAACTGGCCCTGGAGGAATGGAGGCACTGGCTGGAGGGAGCTGAACAACCCTTTGTCGTCTGGACCGACCATAAGAATCTAGCGTACATTCAGACGGCGAAGAG CAGCCCCGCCGAACCAGACACCATCCTTCCCCCATCATGTATAGTGGCAGCTGTCACCTGGGAGATCGAGTCGGTGATTAAGAAAGCCCAGCAGAGCCAACCCGACCCCCGAACCAGACTTGACCGCTGTTTGTTTGTGCCAGATTCTGTTCGTTCCCAGGTCCTGCAGTGGGTCCACTCCTCCAAGCTCGCCTGTCACCCGGGGATCAACCGCACCCTGTTCCTTCTGAGACGTAATTTCTGGTGGGAATCCATGGGGGCGGATGCCCGGTCCTTCGTCCTCGCCTGTacggtgtgtgcgtgcagcaaGACCTCGCACCAGCCTCCTGCcggtctcctccaccctctaCCCATCCCGGGCCGACCTTGGAGCCACATCGGGGTTGATTTCGTTACTGGATTGCCACCATCCGAAGGTAACATGGTCATTCTAACCATCGTTGACCGATTTTCCAAGGCGGTACATTTCGTGCCCCTCCCCACTGCAGCGGAGACCGCAGACCTCCTCGTGCATCACGTGGTCCATCTCCATGGCATTCCCACTGAGGTTCTCGGACTGGGGACCGCAGTTCATCTCACAGGTTTGGAGGACATTCTGTCAGGCTCTGGGGACTACCGTGAGCCTTTCCTCTGGCTACCACCCTCAGATGAACGGGCAAACGGAGAGAGCCAACCAGGACCTGGGAGCGGCACTGCGATGCATGTCCGCTCGTAA